A single window of Culicoides brevitarsis isolate CSIRO-B50_1 chromosome 3, AGI_CSIRO_Cbre_v1, whole genome shotgun sequence DNA harbors:
- the LOC134834251 gene encoding saccharopine dehydrogenase-like oxidoreductase, with translation MSEREVDVIIFGATGFTGKNTVLKAVDLLKDFKWGIAGRSQEKLEKVLAEVGKKCETDLSKTPIFIAKLDDDESLKAMASKCKVLINCVGPYRLYGEPVVKACIEAGTHQVDVTGEPQWMERMALEYNEKAKEKGSFIVSACGFDSVPADMGVVYLERHFEGTVNSVEQYFQPITKGAKGPTVHYGTWASLVHGVTHWSELAPLRKKLYPTKLPKFEPVLKDRGILHKSDLVNKWCLPFLGADKSVIYRSQRYFYETEKKRPVQIKSYVTMPSMLGAFAMMAFGILIGLLTRFSFGRYLLLTYPGFFSFGTVSKEDLAEEDINKCHFVMHFKGQGWTEKLAEGIDEYTTKPDKDIYVRVKAENIGYGATCVALVLCAKMLMTEKPKLPKESGVFTPAAVFAKTTLIEQLSKNGWTFEVVGAKEETKE, from the exons atGTCTGAACGTGAAGTTGACGTAATAATTTTCGGAGCTACTGGCTTCACGGGTAAAAATACCGTTTTGAAAGCCGTTGACCTTCTCAAGGACTTTAAATGGGGCATTGCGGGTCGTAGTCaggaaaaactcgaaaaagttCTCGCTGaagtaggaaaaaaatgtgaaacggATCTTTCGAAGACGCCCATTTTCATTGCGAAATTAGACGATGATGAATCGTTGAAAGCCATGGCGAGTAAATGCAAGGTTTTGATTAACTGCGTTGGTCCGTATCGCTTGTATGGAGAGCCTGTAGTGAAGGCATGTATTGAAGCAGGTACACATCAAGTCGATGTCACGGGGGAACCGCAATGGATGGAACGCATGGCCTTGGAATATAATGAAAAGGCGAAGGAAAAGGGAAGTTTTATTGTCTCGGCTTGCGGATTTGATTCGGTTCCCGCCGATATGGGAGTTGTCTACTTGGAGAGGCACTTTGAAGGTACCGTGAACTCTGTGGAGCAATATTTCCAACCGATCACGAAGGGAGCTAAAGGCCCGACGGTTCATTATGGCACCTGGGCATCTTTGGTGCATGGCGTTACTCATTGGAGTGAACTTGCTccgttgagaaaaaaattgtatccaaCTAAATTACCGAAATTTGAGCCCGTTTTGAAAGACAGAGGAATCCTTCATAAGTCAGATCTTGTCAATAAATGGTGTTTACCTTTCTTGGGAGCTGATAAGTCGGTCATTTATCGTTCTCAAAGATattt TTATGAAACCGAAAAGAAACGCCCAGTCCAAATAAAGTCCTATGTAACGATGCCTTCGATGCTCGGTGCCTTCGCAATGATGGCTTTCGGTATTTTAATCGGCCTCTTGACACGTTTCAGCTTCGGTCGTTACCTTCTCCTGACCTATCCCGGCTTCTTCTCCTTCGGAACTGTCTCAAAAGAAGATTTAGCTGAAGAAGACATCAACAAGTGTCACTTTGTCATGCACTTCAAAGGTCAAGGATGGACCGAAAAGCTCGCAGAAGGCATCGACGAATACACTACGAAGCCCGATAAGGACATTTATGTTCGCGTAAAGGCGGAAAATATCGGATACGGAGCCACGTGCGTCGCCTTGGTGCTTTGTGCGAAAATGCTGATGAcagaaaaaccaaaattacCAAAAGAATCGGGAGTTTTTACGCCAGCTGCTGTTTTCGCAAAGACTACGTTGATCGAGCAACTCAGCAAGAATGGCTGGACCTTCGAGGTTGTCGGTGCGAAAGAAGAAACAAAGGAGTAA
- the LOC134834252 gene encoding RING finger protein 141-like isoform X1 translates to MGQTGSNFLADVPGILPDKLGTINTEIRSKSKLLQELNQLTYEDFQKYIDEINDLSRSCMFIDGKQLVFTIKKGTETSFLWKATVRIACIKFNPATKRIESCTILNLRQFIQLFKTFQAHLETMITSEKQQLSHSFHQNLLENACSTSMNSISEFDGSVAEECCICLDRKPDLILPCLHLFCQVCITQWNMNSKTCPVCQEKLESAEDGWVISEIPEAGEISKEIRDSLQYISDGNV, encoded by the exons atgggACAAACAGGCTCAAATTTCCTCGCAGACGTCCCGGGAATCTTGCCAGACAAATTAGGTACCATAAATACAGAAATCCGCAGCAAGTCAAAGTTGCTCCAAGAACTGAATCAACTCACTTACGAAGATTTTCAAAAGTACATTGACGAAATTAACGattt gtcACGTTCCTGCATGTTCATCGACGGCAAACAACTAGTTTTCACGATCAAAAAAGGCACCGAAACGTCGTTCCTGTGGAAGGCCACGGTCCGCATTGCCTGCATAAAATTCAATCCCGCCACAAAACGCATCGAATCTTGCACGATCCTAAATTTGCGACAATTCATTCAGCTTTTCAAGACGTTCCAGGCGCATCTCGAGACAATGATTACGTCGGAGAAGCAGCAACTGAGTCACTCGTTCCACCAAAATCTGCTCGAGAACGCGTGCAGCACAAGCATGAATAGCATAAGTGAGTTTGATGGGTCCGTGGCGGAGGAATGTTGCATCTGTCTCGATCGGAAACCGGATTTAATTTTGCCGTGTTTGCATCTCTTTTGTCAAGTTTGCATCACGCAGTGGAACATGAACAGCAAAACGTGTCCCGTGTGCCAGGAAAAGCTCGAAAGTGCCGAAGATGGGTGGGTTATTTCGGAAATACCGGAGGCGGGAGAAATTTCCAAGGAAATTAGGGATTCGTTGCAGTATATTAGTGATGGGAA cgTGTAA
- the LOC134834541 gene encoding transcriptional adapter 1-like produces MAQPHEKDKVLVAKQALMASLGDELWARYLNNMKAWFRQKCTKNEFDMACRKLFVSPNQARFHNQFLLAILNKIDILEPVKVKTDFDEASSPFSMQTKGNHHHHLTKKRKRLSENATFEPSPVFDYLPCESFVDHTPVNATPPILRYVAQEMFLPDSGLIMGRLMVASWEAGLTSVDETAVDLIVTGVQFLLKNILTSVITKKKHFRATADTKFMYDIGAPLKDPFTRNTVTRQKVDDEPIELDKEISSFSLQRRPVGDSLFLSACEEPNPVPRRRITTLDLYKALQDKNVIPSHAVYSINIEKISSMLT; encoded by the exons ATGGCACAACCGCATGAAAAAGACAAAGTCTTGGTGGCAAAACAGGCGTTAATGGCCAGTTTAGGCGATGAATTGTGGGCACGATATTTGAACAACATGAAAGCCTGGTTCCGACAGAAATGCACGAAAAATGAGTTCGATATGGCTTGTCGGAAGCTCTTTGTGAGTCCAAATCaag cTCGCTTTCATAACCAATTCCTCCTTGCGATTCTCAACAAAATCGACATCCTCGAACCAGTGAAAGTCAAAACAGACTTTGACGAGGCCTCGTCTCCCTTTAGCATGCAAACCAAAgggaatcatcatcatcatttgacgaaaaaacgaaaacgTCTCTCGGAAAATGCCACTTTTGAGCCGTCGCCCGTTTTTGACTATCTTCCATGCGAAAGTTTCGTGGATCACACTCCCGTTAACGCGACACCTCCAATTTTGCGGTATGTGGCACAAGAAATGTTCCTGCCTGATTCCGGGCTGATTATGGGACGATTGATGGTTGCCTCGTGGGAAGCTGGGTTAACGAGTGTCGATGAAACAGCAGTCGATTTGATCGTGACGGGCGTTCAATTCCtgcttaaaaacattttaacgtCCGTTATTACGAAAAAGAAGCATTTTCGGGCGACGGCAGACACGAAATTCATGTATGACATTGGAGCGCCGCTCAAAGATCCGTTCACGAGAAATACCGTGACTCGACAAAAAGTCGACGATGAACCGATTGAGCTTGACAaggaaatttcttcttttagtCTGCAACGAAGACCTGTTGGGGatagtttatttttgtcaGCGTGCGAGGAACC aaatccTGTGCCAAGACGAAGAATTACAACGTTGGACCTCTACAAGGCGCTACAAGATAAAAATGTGATACCATCACATGCCGTTTACTCCatcaacattgaaaaaatctcaagCATGTTAAcgtaa
- the LOC134833057 gene encoding WD repeat and FYVE domain-containing protein 2, protein MAAEIKPVSPRSNENRFNSTKKPELLSKLDGCNDDVNGAILIPGEDAVISVCDDKTIRVLLRRDSGQYWPSICQYMPSGCTSLDFTPETRQLFIGQENGTVSQFTLSADCNQLTPQREYIAHQARVTNVLFAKHSGWILSASRDKTFCYHSTETGHRIGGYTFEAWCCGLQYDSLSKHAFVGDQAGQITMLKLETNGCTLVTILKGHTGSVRDLFWAAGPQLLFSGSFDQSVIVWDIGGRRGTAYELQGHNNKVTALQYAPNTQQLISGGEDSVLVFWEMNAMRKAAPEWVDSDVCQTCTRPFFWNLKAMMDQRQFGIRQHHCRYCGKAVCDKCSTNRINIPIMGFEFDVRVCTGCFADLQKQERPSLASFYDAKHSIVSMDMDVERKRLLTVGQDRVIKIWDLSSIWP, encoded by the exons ATGGCTGCGGAAATTAAGCCAGTCAGTCCCAGAAGCAACGAAAATCGCTTTAACAGTACGAAAAAACCAGAATTACTTAGCAAATTAGATGGGTGTAATGATGAT gtaaatgGTGCGATCCTGATTCCGGGCGAAGATGCTGTCATATCAGTGTGTGATGATAA aACAATTCGCGTATTACTGCGACGCGATTCCGGTCAATATTGGCCCAGCATTTGTCAATATATGCCTTCGGGTTGCACTTCGCTGGATTTTACGCCGGAAACGCGACAATTGTTCATTGGCCAGGAAAATGGCACCGTTTCACAATTCACACTATCGGCAGATTGCAATCAATTGACACCACAACGCGAATACATAGCGCATCAAGCGCGCGTCACAAATGTTCTCTTTGCCAAGCATTCTGGTTGGATCCTTTCAGCAAGTCGTGACAAGACTTTTTGTTATCACAGCACAGAAACTGGGCATCGTATTGGCGGCTATACCTTCGAGGCGTGGTGTTGCGGCTTGCAATATGACTCGTTGTCGAAACACGCCTTCGTCGGGGACCAAGCCGGGCAAATTACGATGCTGAAACTCGAGACAAATGGCTGTACCTTGGTGACGATACTAAAAGGTCATACGGGGTCTGTTCGGGATCTCTTTTGGGCAGCAGGTCCGCAACTTCTTTTCAGTGGCAGTTTTGATCAGTCGGTTATTGTGTGGGATATTGGAGGTAGACGAGGAACTGCTTATGAGTTGCAAGGACATAATAACAAGGTGACAGCGTTGCAATATGCCCCAAATACGCAACAACTCATTTCGGGAGGCGAAGATAGTGTCTTGGTCTTTTGGGAGATGAATGCGATGCGAAAAGCGGCACCTGAGTGGGTTGATAGTGATGTGTGTCAGACGTGTACGCGTCCCTTCTTCTGGAATCTAAAAGCAATGATGGATCAGCGACAATTCGGGATACGACAACATCATTGTCGGTATTGTGGAAAGGCGGTGTGCGATAAATGCTCGACAAATCGCATCAATATTCCGATTATGGGATTCGAGTTTGATGTGCGCGTGTGTACGGGATGCTTTGCTGATTTGCAGAAACAaga ACGACCATCACTGGCTTCATTTTACGACGCAAAACACTCGATCGTATCGATGGACATGGATGTCGAGCGAAAACGTCTCTTGACCGTTGGACAAGATCGAGTCATCAAAATTTGGGATCTTTCTTCAATTTGGCCTTAA
- the LOC134834807 gene encoding mitochondrial transcription rescue factor 1, whose product MTIIRLINRASKLLRPALIHIETCSRQQICRNASILATNFTEKRPITGINSQLQTQFVRNKKSSHKKPRRDDSSDDESDEEEEEDLVQDKHSKTMKVVVNSMRLDLIIKSGLGLARNKVEALFYDSRIRVNGQKVDKKSARVDIGDEIDVIKGLSHQNPEHLVIQRVEILSAKPKEEQDGLIVKLRRNKSLTIENYEDPFKGNVEE is encoded by the exons atgacGATAATTCGATTAATTAATCGTGCTTCGAAGCTACTTAGACCTGCCTTAATCCACATTGAGACCTGTTCTCGGCAACAAATTTGTAGAAATGCGTCAATTTTAGCAACTAATTTTACGGAAAAAAGACCGATAACCGGGATAAATTCTCAATTGCAGACTCAATttgtgagaaataaaaaatctagtCATAAAAAGCCACGAAGAGATGACAGTAGTGATGACGAG agcgacgaggaagaagaagaagatttaGTCCAAGATAAACACTCGAAAACCATGAAAGTTGTCGTTAATTCGATGCGATtggatttaattattaaatctgGACTTGGATTAGCCCGAAA caaagTCGAAGCTCTTTTTTACGATTCAAGAATCCGGGTAAACGgtcaaaaagttgataaaaagagCGCTCGAGTGGATATCGGAGACGAAATTGACGTCATTAAGGGCTTAAGTCACCAAAATCCGGAGCATTTGGTGATTCAAAGAGTCGAAATTCTGTCAGCTAAGCCAAAAGAAGAGCAAGATGGGCTAATCGTGAAGTTAAGACGCAATAAATCGCTGACAATTGAGAATTATGAGGATCCGTTCAAAGGAAATGTTGAAGAATAG
- the LOC134834504 gene encoding cystinosin homolog isoform X1 — MMALSNNFVILAVILTLTTLLGNHAVHSQFLWSSDVDATNLSSPVTFDVKDMTILVHESKSFNVVVKEPLGKTYTLTFVEQHAGLLHIEPRTLEISTNATINVLLVGQEPGSLVVSGELTPNDTISDDNLFIRIKVAHSTSIIIISSIIGWVYFVAWSVSFYPQIVINCKRKSVTGLSFDFLALNFMGHTLYAIFNVCLYWVPFIENQYFERHPKGLNPVLLNDVFFSIHASIITLVTIGQCFIYERGNQKVSYTAQGFLGIFSITIVVTCVLSIVEKMAWLDFLYTLSYIKLAITLLKYVPQAVLNYRRKSTQGWSIGNILLDFTGGILSMMQMIMNAYNFNDWVSIFGDPTKFGLGLFSVAFDILFIVQHYVLYREPSGYEPLNGSETSPSVSVRTPTLMESYQNQEAESAPSA; from the exons ATGATGGCTCTAAGTAACAACTTCGTGATATTAGCAGTTATTTTGACACTCACCACACTGCTTGGCAACCATGCAGTGCACTCACAGTTCCTTTGGTCCTCCGACGTGGATGCCACAAATCTAAGTAGTCCTGTGACATTTGACGTGAAAGACATGACAATTCTCGTGCACGAGTCGAAAAGTTTTAATGTTGTGGTAAA agaGCCATTGGGCAAGACTTACACATTGACATTCGTGGAACAACACGCCGGATTGCTGCACATTGAACCACGAACACTTGAAATTTCGACAAACGCTACCATTAATGTTCTCCTTGTGGGACAAGAGCCTGGAAGTTTAGTTGTGAGTGGCGAATTGACGCCAAATGACACGATtag tgacgACAATTTGTTTATTCGCATCAAAGTGGCGCATTCAACgtcgatcatcatcatctcatcAATTATCGGTTGGGTATACTTCGTAGCTTGGTCCGTGTCATTTTACCCCCAAATTGTCATCAACTGCAAGAGAAAAAGTGTCACGGGACTCAGTTTCGACTTTTTAGCCTTAAATTTCATGGGACACACTTTATACGCCATTTTCAACGTTTGTCTCTATTGGGTGCCATTTATCGAGAACCAGTATTTCGAGAGACATCCAAAAGGCTTAAATCCCGTTTTATTGAATGATGTCTTCTTTTCCATCCATGCTTCGATCATCACTTTAGTCACAAtcg GTCAATGTTTCATCTACGAGCGCGGCAATCAAAAAGTCTCGTATACAGCTCAAGGCTTCTTGGGCATCTTCAGTATTACGATAGTAGTTACTTGTGTCTTGTCAATCGTGGAAAAGATGGCATGGTTGGATTTTCTGTACACCTTGAGCTATATTAAGCTTGCCATAACTTTGTTGAAATACGTGCCACAAGCAGTACTGAATTACCGTCGGAAAAGCACGCAAGGCTGGAGCATCGGAAATATTTTGCTCGATTTCACCGGTGGCATTCTCAGTATGATGCAGATGATCATGAATGCCTATAATTTCA ACGATTGGGTGTCAATTTTTGGTGATCCAACGAAGTTTGGTTTGGGATTGTTCTCCGTTGCGtttgatattttgtttattgttcAACATTATGTTCTCTATAG AGAACCAAGTGGCTATGAGCCCCTTAATGGATCGGAAACGTCCCCGTCAGTATCTGTTCGAACACCCACGTTAATGGAAAGCTACCAGAATCAGGAAGCCGAGTCAGCGCCATCAGCCTAA
- the LOC134834252 gene encoding RING finger protein 141-like isoform X2, whose amino-acid sequence MGQTGSNFLADVPGILPDKLGTINTEIRSKSKLLQELNQLTYEDFQKYIDEINDLSRSCMFIDGKQLVFTIKKGTETSFLWKATVRIACIKFNPATKRIESCTILNLRQFIQLFKTFQAHLETMITSEKQQLSHSFHQNLLENACSTSMNSISEFDGSVAEECCICLDRKPDLILPCLHLFCQVCITQWNMNSKTCPVCQEKLESAEDGV is encoded by the exons atgggACAAACAGGCTCAAATTTCCTCGCAGACGTCCCGGGAATCTTGCCAGACAAATTAGGTACCATAAATACAGAAATCCGCAGCAAGTCAAAGTTGCTCCAAGAACTGAATCAACTCACTTACGAAGATTTTCAAAAGTACATTGACGAAATTAACGattt gtcACGTTCCTGCATGTTCATCGACGGCAAACAACTAGTTTTCACGATCAAAAAAGGCACCGAAACGTCGTTCCTGTGGAAGGCCACGGTCCGCATTGCCTGCATAAAATTCAATCCCGCCACAAAACGCATCGAATCTTGCACGATCCTAAATTTGCGACAATTCATTCAGCTTTTCAAGACGTTCCAGGCGCATCTCGAGACAATGATTACGTCGGAGAAGCAGCAACTGAGTCACTCGTTCCACCAAAATCTGCTCGAGAACGCGTGCAGCACAAGCATGAATAGCATAAGTGAGTTTGATGGGTCCGTGGCGGAGGAATGTTGCATCTGTCTCGATCGGAAACCGGATTTAATTTTGCCGTGTTTGCATCTCTTTTGTCAAGTTTGCATCACGCAGTGGAACATGAACAGCAAAACGTGTCCCGTGTGCCAGGAAAAGCTCGAAAGTGCCGAAGATGG cgTGTAA
- the LOC134834504 gene encoding cystinosin homolog isoform X2, protein MMALSNNFVILAVILTLTTLLGNHAVHSQFLWSSDVDATNLSSPVTFDVKDMTILVHESKSFNVVVKEPLGKTYTLTFVEQHAGLLHIEPRTLEISTNATINVLLVGQEPGSLVVSGELTPNDTISDDNLFIRIKVAHSTSIIIISSIIGWVYFVAWSVSFYPQIVINCKRKSVTGLSFDFLALNFMGHTLYAIFNVCLYWVPFIENQYFERHPKGLNPVLLNDVFFSIHASIITLVTIGQCFIYERGNQKVSYTAQGFLGIFSITIVVTCVLSIVEKMAWLDFLYTLSYIKLAITLLKYVPQAVLNYRRKSTQGWSIGNILLDFTGGILSMMQMIMNAYNFNDWVSIFGDPTKFGLGLFSVAFDILFIVQHYVLYRDEPKKVSKNSSEEDVKTVSIIVADK, encoded by the exons ATGATGGCTCTAAGTAACAACTTCGTGATATTAGCAGTTATTTTGACACTCACCACACTGCTTGGCAACCATGCAGTGCACTCACAGTTCCTTTGGTCCTCCGACGTGGATGCCACAAATCTAAGTAGTCCTGTGACATTTGACGTGAAAGACATGACAATTCTCGTGCACGAGTCGAAAAGTTTTAATGTTGTGGTAAA agaGCCATTGGGCAAGACTTACACATTGACATTCGTGGAACAACACGCCGGATTGCTGCACATTGAACCACGAACACTTGAAATTTCGACAAACGCTACCATTAATGTTCTCCTTGTGGGACAAGAGCCTGGAAGTTTAGTTGTGAGTGGCGAATTGACGCCAAATGACACGATtag tgacgACAATTTGTTTATTCGCATCAAAGTGGCGCATTCAACgtcgatcatcatcatctcatcAATTATCGGTTGGGTATACTTCGTAGCTTGGTCCGTGTCATTTTACCCCCAAATTGTCATCAACTGCAAGAGAAAAAGTGTCACGGGACTCAGTTTCGACTTTTTAGCCTTAAATTTCATGGGACACACTTTATACGCCATTTTCAACGTTTGTCTCTATTGGGTGCCATTTATCGAGAACCAGTATTTCGAGAGACATCCAAAAGGCTTAAATCCCGTTTTATTGAATGATGTCTTCTTTTCCATCCATGCTTCGATCATCACTTTAGTCACAAtcg GTCAATGTTTCATCTACGAGCGCGGCAATCAAAAAGTCTCGTATACAGCTCAAGGCTTCTTGGGCATCTTCAGTATTACGATAGTAGTTACTTGTGTCTTGTCAATCGTGGAAAAGATGGCATGGTTGGATTTTCTGTACACCTTGAGCTATATTAAGCTTGCCATAACTTTGTTGAAATACGTGCCACAAGCAGTACTGAATTACCGTCGGAAAAGCACGCAAGGCTGGAGCATCGGAAATATTTTGCTCGATTTCACCGGTGGCATTCTCAGTATGATGCAGATGATCATGAATGCCTATAATTTCA ACGATTGGGTGTCAATTTTTGGTGATCCAACGAAGTTTGGTTTGGGATTGTTCTCCGTTGCGtttgatattttgtttattgttcAACATTATGTTCTCTATAG AGATGAACCCAAAAAGGTCTCGAAAAATAGCTCGGAAGAAGACGTCAAAACAGTATCGATCATCGTCGCTGACAAATAG